The genomic region TAGATCTTCCTATAGTGGTGAAGCTTATGGTTTCTATCCTGGGGTTGAAGTACAATATCGATATTATTATAATTTCGAAAAAAGACTGGATAAGGGAAAGAATATTTCAGAAAACAGTGCCAACTATATCACGGGGATTGTCTCCCTTACAGATGTTAATCCAATTATAGGGGATCTGGAGTATTCAGAGGATCTTGGAGGATTTATAGGACCCGCCTGGGGTTTACAAAGAGTATACAAAAAAGGATTCAAATTAAATCTAAATTTAGGTATCGGCCTTGGCTTCACTGATTCTGGGTCTACCTATTTAACCCCTTTATTCGGAATACAATTAGGATGGCTGGTCGCACAATAATTTTCATATTAGCTATTTTTTGCAGTGCGGTTTCGATTGCGCAGAAGCATCCGGTGCTCTACGCTGGAGCAGAATATTATCGTGATAAAGGCTTTGAATCTAATTCTTATGTCGCTCTGCAGTTTGGGTCACAATTATTTCAATGGAAATTTCTGGCTCCTGAAGTTGGCTTTGACGCTTACCTAGGTTCTCCTGCAGAAGTTGAATTTAATTATATAGGTGAACCAAATTCAATCCCCGAAGCTAAACTGAAAACACAATTCTCATCCTATTTCTTTTCAATTTCTCCTAAATTAAAGTTTGGGAATGAAGAGGCGGCTTTGGTGATTTTACCACAATACAATATCAGGAAAATACATGCCAGGGGAGATTATCTTGTGTACAACGGGAACCTTTATGCGCTGGAGGAACGCCAAAAACTGTCAGCTAATCAATCTTTCTGGAGTTTTGCAGCGGGAGTAGAAGGCCAGATTTTCGATGTGGACCATCTTTGGTTTGCGGTATATCTAAAATATACTATGCTCAATTCAGAAGGTATCATGGAAAGAATAGACTTTGCAGGTACTGATTTTAATGTGAACGGAGGTAGTTCAGACGGAATTGGAATCGGTTTACGTGTTTATTATGATCTCTTTTCCGCTTTATGATAAAAAGTTTCTAAACCGAAAACGTTTTAGTGCTATTTAATGTTATAAATGCTTTAAAACTAAAGGACTCAGTCGATTTTTAATCCTTGTATTTGTATCTTGCAGTTTGTTCAACTAACTAAAACATTTAATATAATATGAGCGCTATACTAGATATTCACGCACGTCAGATTTTTGATTCAAGAGGAAATCCTACCGTAGAAGTAGATGTTTATACCGAAAATGGAATTATGGGCCGTGCTGCGGTTCCTTCAGGAGCTTCAACAGGAGAACATGAAGCTGTGGAACTTCGTGACGGTGGTAAGGATTACATGGGTAAAGGTGTACAGAAGGCTATCGATAACGTAAATGGTGAGATCGCTGAAAAACTTTTAGGTTACTCTGTATTCGAGCAAAACCTGATCGATCAAATGATGATCGACCTGGACGGGACTCCGAATAAATCAAAATTAGGGGCGAACGCTATTCTTGGTGTTTCTCTTGCCGTAGCTAAAGCGGCCGCGAATGAATTAAATATGCCTCTTTACAGATATGTTGGCGGGGTGAGTGCAAATACTCTTCCAGTGCCAATGATGAATATTATAAATGGAGGTTCTCATAGTGATGCTCCAATCGCATTCCAGGAATTTATGATCATGCCAGTGATGGCAGAGAGTTTTTCTCATGCTTTAAAAATGGGAACTGAGATCTTCCATAACCTAAAGAAAGTACTTCACGATCGTGGTTTGAGTACTGCTGTAGGAGATGAAGGTGGTTTTGCTCCAACACTTGATGGAACTGAAGATGCCCTGGATACGATCCTGAAAGCAATTGAAAAAGCAGGTTACAAACCAGGAAAAGATGTAATGATTGCTCTTGATTGTGCTGCTGCAGAATTCTTTGTAGATGGAAAATATGATTATACTAAGTTTGAAGGTGACAAAGGTAAAGTAAGATCAAGCCAGGAACAGGCAGATTATCTTGCAGAACTGGCTTCCAAATATCCAATTATTTCTATTGAAGATGGAATGGATGAGAATGATTGGGAAGGCTGGAAAGCTGTTACAGATAAGATTGGTGATAAAGTTCAGTTAGTAGGTGATGATCTTTTTGTTACCAATGTTGAGCGTCTGGGTAGAGGAATTAAAGAGAATATCGCCAATTCAATTTTGATCAAAGTAAACCAGATAGGTACTTTAACTGAAACTATTGCTGCAGTGAACATGGCTCATAATGCCGGCTATACTTCGGTGATGTCTCACCGGTCAGGAGAAACAGAGGATAATACTATTGCAGATCTTGCAGTTGCTCTTAATACTGGCCAGATTAAAACAGGTTCTGCGTCACGTAGTGATCGTATGGCCAAGTACAATCAATTGATTAGAATTGAAGAGGAACTAGGTAATGTTGCATATTATCCACAGGATAAAGCTTTCAAAATAAAATAGATTGCAAAAAATAATGTTTCCAAAGCCTCTTCTTCGAAGGGGCTTTTTTTATGGCTTAAAATCCGGATTGCCTGTATATTAACAATCATTTAATCAAATTTGCTGTGAATGCTGTATCTTAATCCTTAAATTCAGATAATTAACCAACCATAACCATTGAATACCAATTTTTTATTTGTTGCCGCAGAGAATGATGGCATTCCACGCTGTAAGGCTGGTGGAATGGGCGATGTTGTGAGAGATGTTCCCAGGCAAATCGCGGCCAGGGGAGACCAGGCAAACGTCATAACTCCATCTTATTCCAGATTACATACTCAGGAAGCTGAAAAAATTGCCGAGGTAGAATTTGTTTATCGCGGCGTACCTCATAATGGTGAGATATATGAAGTCCCTGGTAAGAAACAGATAGATGGAGTTAAACATTATGTATTTCATCATCCAGATATTAAGGCGGGAGATATTGCCCATATTTATTTTAATGATCCTGAACAACCTTTTTATACAGATGCCAATGTATTTTCTCTTTTCTGTACCGGAATAGCTGCTGCGATAAGGGAAGGTGTTTTTGGGAAGATCGATATTATTCATCTCCACGACTGGCATACTAGTATGTTGCTATTTCTGAGAGAATTTAATCCAAGGTTTAAGATCTTAAAGGATATCAGAATAGTTTATTCGATACATAATCTGGCAATACAGGGAATAAGGCCTTTTGATAATAATTTCTCATCTGTGCAGGCATTTTTTCCAGATGTGAATTATGACCGTGATAAATTATATGACCGCCGATACCCTGATTGTATAAATCTTATGGCAGTTGGGATTCGTCTTGCCGATGCTGTACATACAGTTTCACCTTCTTATATGGAAGATATTCAAAGGCCAAGTGATCCACCGCATTTTATTGGTGGCGAGGGCCTGGAGGAGGATTTAAAAAAAGCACGAAATGAAGGACGTTTATTCGGAATACTGAATGGTGCAAATTATACAAATATTACCCAGGTTGAGAAAGGAATACTTTTAAGGCAATGCGTTAGAAGGTTATTCCGATGGCTACAGGAAGAGAAGAAGGATTATAAGGCCCATTATCTGGCCCATACGGGTGAAAAAATAACTCGCTGGCAGGAAAATAAACCCGATTTCATTTGTAGTAGTGTAGCCAGGCTAACAGAACAGAAATTCTACTTTTTCAAGGAGGATCAAGAATTATTACCGCGATTGATGGAAAAGCTTTCCGAAGTGAACGGGGTTTATATTTTACTGGGAACGGGTGCGCCAGAGTATGAATCGATTTTTAGGGAAGCCAGTTATAAGTTCAAGAATTTCATATTTATCAACGCCCAGTCAGATAGTATAATAGATATGTTATATCAGGATTCTAATCTTTACCTCATGCCGAGTCAGTTTGAACCATGTGGAATTAGCCAGATGCTTGCTATGAGAAACGGCCAGCCTTGCCTTGTTCACCACACGGGCGGATTAAAAGATACAGTGGTGCACAACAAAACTGGTTTCAGTTTTGAGGGAGAAACCATTGAAGAAAAAACAAAGAATTTTGTTTCAGTTTTTTCTGAAACCGTAGATATGTTTTTTAATGATAAGAAGCAATGGGAGGAAATCTGTGCTAATGCTAAAAAGCAAAGGTTTACCTGGGAAAAATCTGTAGATAAATATTATAAAGAATTATATAAGATTTATTAAGAATACCGGGCTTTTAATTACCCTGTGATAGTAAAAGAACTTATTTATTACCTGATAGAGACTTAATATGATAAACAGAATTTTTTCCATATTCCGTTCTTTCTTATTAAAACTACCCTAAGTTTTTGGTAGGCTATAGTTAAAATTCATGAAAACTGAATAAAATCGGGCTATTTATGAAATTTCATTACTGTGCTTAAAATTATTTTAACACTAAATTTCGTAATTTAGCAATCCTTAAAAATTAATCTAAAAGAACTATATATAATATGTCTAAAACAGCGACACTCGAATTTGACGGAAAGAAATATGAGTTTCCCGTTACCGTGGGAACCGAAGATGAAATAGGGATAGATATTAAAAAGCTACGTGCGGAAGCAGGTCT from Gramella sp. MT6 harbors:
- the eno gene encoding phosphopyruvate hydratase, yielding MSAILDIHARQIFDSRGNPTVEVDVYTENGIMGRAAVPSGASTGEHEAVELRDGGKDYMGKGVQKAIDNVNGEIAEKLLGYSVFEQNLIDQMMIDLDGTPNKSKLGANAILGVSLAVAKAAANELNMPLYRYVGGVSANTLPVPMMNIINGGSHSDAPIAFQEFMIMPVMAESFSHALKMGTEIFHNLKKVLHDRGLSTAVGDEGGFAPTLDGTEDALDTILKAIEKAGYKPGKDVMIALDCAAAEFFVDGKYDYTKFEGDKGKVRSSQEQADYLAELASKYPIISIEDGMDENDWEGWKAVTDKIGDKVQLVGDDLFVTNVERLGRGIKENIANSILIKVNQIGTLTETIAAVNMAHNAGYTSVMSHRSGETEDNTIADLAVALNTGQIKTGSASRSDRMAKYNQLIRIEEELGNVAYYPQDKAFKIK
- a CDS encoding glycogen/starch synthase; this encodes MNTNFLFVAAENDGIPRCKAGGMGDVVRDVPRQIAARGDQANVITPSYSRLHTQEAEKIAEVEFVYRGVPHNGEIYEVPGKKQIDGVKHYVFHHPDIKAGDIAHIYFNDPEQPFYTDANVFSLFCTGIAAAIREGVFGKIDIIHLHDWHTSMLLFLREFNPRFKILKDIRIVYSIHNLAIQGIRPFDNNFSSVQAFFPDVNYDRDKLYDRRYPDCINLMAVGIRLADAVHTVSPSYMEDIQRPSDPPHFIGGEGLEEDLKKARNEGRLFGILNGANYTNITQVEKGILLRQCVRRLFRWLQEEKKDYKAHYLAHTGEKITRWQENKPDFICSSVARLTEQKFYFFKEDQELLPRLMEKLSEVNGVYILLGTGAPEYESIFREASYKFKNFIFINAQSDSIIDMLYQDSNLYLMPSQFEPCGISQMLAMRNGQPCLVHHTGGLKDTVVHNKTGFSFEGETIEEKTKNFVSVFSETVDMFFNDKKQWEEICANAKKQRFTWEKSVDKYYKELYKIY